The Agrobacterium cucumeris genome has a segment encoding these proteins:
- a CDS encoding MerR family transcriptional regulator, whose translation MKIGELSRRTGISIRMLRYYETEGLLSPVRTQSGYRDYSHADVETVGRIGLLSDAGMTLAVIRQFLPCSLDRRHAFEPCDELKSQLHTQISSIDEKSRKLSESRNLLAGLLKAFEESTPT comes from the coding sequence ATGAAGATCGGCGAATTGTCTCGAAGGACCGGCATCAGCATAAGAATGCTGCGTTATTACGAAACAGAGGGTCTTCTCTCACCGGTTCGTACTCAATCGGGATATCGTGATTACAGTCATGCCGACGTGGAGACCGTTGGACGTATCGGATTGCTTTCAGATGCAGGCATGACATTGGCAGTCATCCGGCAGTTCCTACCGTGTTCCCTTGACCGACGGCACGCTTTCGAACCCTGCGACGAATTGAAGTCACAATTGCATACGCAAATAAGTTCGATTGACGAGAAGAGCCGCAAACTATCAGAAAGCCGGAACCTTTTGGCCGGGCTGTTAAAAGCGTTTGAGGAATCGACACCCACGTAA
- a CDS encoding sensor histidine kinase, whose protein sequence is MMALRILYVDDDPALARLSSRVLGRHGMEVVHAASVASGLELFQNGQFDVVVLDHYFQTATGMEFLAAIQTIPARVPVLYVTGSNEAQIAIDAIKAGAADYVIKNVGDDFFPLLLTAINQALENHRLRQTKEEADRLLVKAKEHAEMMVKEMNHRVANSLSLVSAMIRLQINTLKSQEAETALLETQSRISAIAGVHRSLYNTANVGLVSLGSYLTSIISDLFQAVPGSSSITVETSLCEVDLSADHAVALGVIITELLTNALKYAYPDQTGTVRVNLSEQDGQFVLVVEDDGIGSGPDASPKGTGLGTKLIMAMAKNINARVNQTYTHPERNAGTRYTMTWNEK, encoded by the coding sequence ATGATGGCTCTGCGCATTTTGTATGTTGATGACGATCCGGCTCTGGCGCGGCTTTCGAGCCGCGTTCTTGGTCGTCATGGAATGGAGGTGGTTCATGCCGCCTCCGTAGCGTCCGGACTCGAGCTTTTTCAAAACGGACAGTTCGATGTCGTGGTTCTCGACCACTATTTCCAGACGGCGACAGGCATGGAATTTCTCGCCGCGATCCAGACGATACCGGCGCGCGTTCCGGTTCTCTATGTGACGGGGTCAAACGAGGCCCAGATCGCCATAGATGCCATCAAGGCGGGCGCTGCGGACTACGTCATCAAAAACGTCGGAGACGACTTTTTTCCACTCTTGCTCACCGCCATTAATCAGGCTCTGGAAAATCATCGCCTGCGCCAGACGAAGGAGGAGGCTGACCGTCTGCTGGTAAAAGCCAAGGAGCACGCGGAAATGATGGTGAAAGAGATGAACCACCGTGTCGCAAACAGCCTTTCGCTGGTCTCGGCCATGATCCGCCTGCAAATAAATACCCTGAAGTCGCAGGAAGCAGAAACCGCGTTGCTGGAAACGCAAAGCAGGATTTCCGCCATCGCCGGCGTTCATCGCAGCCTCTATAATACAGCCAATGTGGGACTTGTATCCCTCGGTTCGTACCTGACCTCCATCATCAGCGATCTGTTTCAAGCCGTACCCGGCTCCTCCTCCATCACGGTTGAAACGTCGCTATGCGAGGTTGATCTGAGCGCAGACCACGCCGTTGCTCTCGGTGTTATCATCACCGAACTACTGACCAACGCGCTGAAATATGCCTATCCCGATCAAACCGGGACCGTGCGGGTCAATCTGTCAGAACAGGACGGACAGTTCGTTCTTGTCGTGGAAGATGACGGAATAGGATCGGGGCCTGATGCATCGCCGAAGGGCACCGGGCTAGGCACAAAACTGATCATGGCAATGGCGAAGAACATCAATGCCCGCGTCAATCAGACGTATACTCATCCGGAACGGAACGCGGGAACGCGTTACACGATGACGTGGAATGAAAAGTAG
- a CDS encoding aminotransferase class IV family protein has translation MTNQFDFRTEIDGREATVEALSSLAFAGFAHFTAMQVRDGAVRGLDLHLARLHRASVEFFGQALSDDLVRERIRNVLQDAPSAVSVTATMYSRSGEFTPTGVDNDPAVLVRTAPSFDGPEGPLRLTVVQHERPFPTIKHVGEASKTQYLRRAVENGFDDAVFVDSHGHVSEATIWNIVFWDGKAVVWPKAALLPGVTMGIIRRQLAILGITQRAEQITLARLADMKGAALMNSWTPGVAVNGFDAVSVPSSATLIEILKEAYAREPLVAI, from the coding sequence ATGACTAATCAGTTTGATTTTAGGACGGAGATCGACGGCCGTGAGGCTACAGTCGAAGCTCTCTCTTCTCTGGCTTTCGCAGGCTTCGCGCACTTTACGGCCATGCAAGTTCGCGATGGCGCAGTAAGGGGATTGGACCTTCACTTAGCTCGGCTGCATCGTGCATCGGTTGAGTTTTTTGGGCAAGCACTGTCCGACGATCTGGTGCGGGAACGTATTCGGAACGTCTTACAGGATGCGCCTTCGGCAGTTTCGGTAACGGCAACGATGTACTCTCGGAGCGGCGAGTTTACGCCGACCGGAGTTGACAACGATCCGGCCGTTTTAGTGCGCACAGCACCCTCGTTCGATGGCCCTGAAGGACCTCTGCGCTTGACCGTCGTCCAGCACGAGAGGCCATTTCCAACGATCAAACATGTCGGCGAGGCATCAAAAACGCAGTATCTCCGACGCGCTGTCGAAAATGGTTTTGACGATGCGGTATTCGTCGATAGTCATGGACATGTAAGCGAAGCCACTATCTGGAACATAGTGTTCTGGGACGGAAAAGCCGTTGTCTGGCCCAAGGCAGCGCTTCTGCCAGGCGTCACGATGGGGATCATCCGCCGTCAACTTGCAATCCTTGGAATTACCCAGCGGGCAGAGCAGATCACACTCGCGCGGCTGGCTGATATGAAAGGCGCAGCACTCATGAATTCGTGGACGCCGGGTGTTGCCGTCAACGGCTTTGATGCTGTTTCTGTACCCTCGTCAGCGACCCTAATAGAAATCCTCAAAGAGGCCTATGCGCGAGAGCCGTTGGTCGCCATCTAA
- a CDS encoding response regulator has protein sequence MKATGQEVTIVMIEDDEGHARLIEKNVRRAGVNNEIVPFTLGAKALDYILGESRDGLVSKDRYLLVLLDLNLPDMSGINILEQIKSNEYTRRLPVVVLTTTDDETEIQKCYDLGANVYITKPVDYEGFANAIKNLGLFFSVIQIP, from the coding sequence ATGAAAGCGACCGGTCAGGAAGTAACGATCGTGATGATCGAAGACGACGAGGGCCATGCGCGCCTGATCGAAAAAAACGTGCGGCGCGCCGGCGTGAACAACGAGATTGTGCCCTTTACGCTCGGTGCGAAGGCGCTGGATTACATCTTGGGCGAAAGTCGGGATGGGCTTGTCAGCAAAGATCGTTATCTTCTCGTGTTACTCGACCTTAATCTCCCCGATATGTCGGGCATCAACATCCTTGAGCAGATCAAGAGCAATGAATACACACGCCGTTTGCCTGTGGTGGTTTTGACGACAACCGATGATGAGACTGAAATTCAGAAATGTTATGATCTCGGTGCGAATGTTTATATAACCAAGCCGGTCGATTATGAGGGCTTTGCGAATGCCATCAAAAACCTCGGCCTGTTCTTTTCCGTAATCCAGATACCCTGA
- a CDS encoding Lrp/AsnC family transcriptional regulator, whose translation MEQLDRFDRDILDIIQRDCQLRAETIAERVGLSASAVQRRLKRLREEGIIRAEVAVIDRKATATSMVFIVGMEIERDNYDALAKFRVWVEKQDHIQQVYYVTGAVDLIAIVTARDVEHYDDIAALIMAENPQIRRMHTNVVLRDVKLGLFVPPE comes from the coding sequence ATGGAACAACTGGATCGTTTTGACCGTGACATTCTGGATATCATTCAGCGAGACTGCCAGTTGAGGGCCGAAACGATCGCGGAACGGGTGGGCCTGTCCGCCTCGGCCGTACAAAGACGGTTGAAGCGTCTGCGCGAAGAAGGGATTATCAGAGCGGAAGTCGCCGTCATCGATCGAAAAGCAACGGCAACATCGATGGTGTTTATCGTCGGAATGGAGATCGAGCGGGACAATTATGACGCGCTGGCGAAGTTTCGCGTCTGGGTGGAGAAGCAGGATCATATCCAGCAGGTCTATTACGTTACCGGCGCGGTCGATCTTATTGCGATCGTCACCGCCCGCGACGTCGAACACTATGACGACATCGCCGCGTTGATCATGGCGGAAAATCCGCAGATCCGCCGAATGCACACGAATGTAGTGCTGCGCGACGTCAAACTCGGCCTGTTCGTGCCGCCGGAGTAA